A region from the Lolium perenne isolate Kyuss_39 chromosome 4, Kyuss_2.0, whole genome shotgun sequence genome encodes:
- the LOC127296715 gene encoding RING-H2 finger protein ATL16: MSSSAPAAFPSSPASSSSSSASASVPMVVITVVGIVAAFALLASYYAFVTKCQLLRAVLSRNPPWREPTRAAAPCEEQRRRGLGMPLIRMLPVVTFTAAAEGRRASTSSECAVCLSEFAERERVRLLPGCAHAFHIDCIDTWLQGSARCPFCRRSVTLPPLPLLPPRHDRHWQDELCASGNEDTGSIVIEVRGEHESWAAAGGGRKVRKKAVGDEAVETTRRKEFAVEPMRRSLSMDSSCDKLHVSVVKEFLAQRQMS; encoded by the coding sequence ATGAGCTCCTCAGCGCCGGCGGCATTCCCGTCCTCgccggcgtcctcctcctcctcgagcgcCAGCGCCAGCGTCCCGATGGTCGTGATCACGGTGGTCGGGATCGTCGCGGCGTTCGCGCTGCTGGCGAGCTACTACGCGTTCGTGACCAAGTGCCAGCTGCTCCGCGCGGTGCTGTCCCGCAACCCTCCGTGGCGAGAGCCAACGCGCGCCGCTGCGCCCTGCGAGGAGCAGCGGCGCCGCGGCCTCGGGATGCCGCTCATCCGCATGCTACCGGTGGTGACGTTCACGGCGGCGGCTGAAGGGAGGAGGGCGTCGACGTCGTCCGAGTGCGCGGTGTGCCTGAGCGAGTTCGCGGAGCGGGAGCGCGTGCGGCTGCTCCCCGGCTGCGCCCACGCCTTCCACATCGACTGCATCGACACCTGGCTCCAGGGCAGCGCGCGGTGCCCCTTCTGCCGCCGGAGCGTCACCCTTCCGCCGCTGCCACTCCTGCCGCCGCGACACGACCGGCACTGGCAGGACGAGCTCTGCGCTAGCGGCAACGAGGACACCGGCAGCATCGTGATCGAGGTGAGAGGGGAGCACGAGAGCTGGGCCGCTGCCGGCGGCGGAAGGAAGGTCCGGAAGAAGGCggtgggcgacgaggcggtggagacgacgaggaggaaggagTTCGCCGTGGAGCCGATGAGGCGGTCGCTGTCCATGGACTCCTCCTGCGACAAGCTGCACGTGTCCGTCGTCAAGGAGTTCCTGGCGCAGAGGCAAATGTCGTAG